The genomic window AAATCGCTCGACATATAAAACGGTCGTGAATATGAATGAAACATATCCGTTAGAATATGCTGTTGACTACCGCTAAAAATGAAATTAACATTTTTTAAATGTTGAATATGTGATCGTAAAAAAGCTTCAAAACTTTGGTCTTCATAATTAGTTATTTGCTGAAATTCATCAATAGCAATACAAACCGGTTTATTTAATTTTTCCAGATAATTAAATACTTCAATTATCGAAGACTTTGCCTGAACGTCCGAATTTATCTGCAATTCTAAACTTGGCACTCCACTAAGAGGGTCAAAACTCACTACCGGGTTAAAGCGTTTAAAATAATCAAGTATATTATTAAACAAGCGTTTCGAAGTTGAACTAAATGTACCAACTATTGCATTCGCAAATTGATTTACAAAATCCTCTTTAGAAGTAGTATTCATTATATCAAAATAGAAAACAAACATATCACTTTTCACCTCTTTTTGATGAAATAAATGTTGTATCAATCCTGTTTTTCCCATTCTTCTTGCTGCTAAAAGTACAATGTTACGACCGTTTACGATAGCATCTTTGAGCCTTTTCGTTTCTTCTATCCTATCACAGAAATACTCTGAAGACTTATATCCATACACATAAAAAGGATTTTTCATACTTAACAAGCTGATTAATTAAATTAATTTTTACGAATTATTCGTTACGAACTTTTCGTAAAAGTACAGAATATTATTTTTAATGCCAAAAGGAGAGGATTCATTAGTAAATATTTATACTAATAAGCGTTAAAATGGGGTAAATATTCTGGAGAGGGCAAAAAAAATCAGGCATTTTTATCTATTTCTAAAAATGCCTGATTGTTTTTTAAATTAAACCTCTTTCTACTTTTTAAAGAAATTTTCTGTTCTGTGAGTCATCATCATTTCCCAAAGTGATGCTACAGTC from Bacteroidota bacterium includes these protein-coding regions:
- a CDS encoding ATP-binding protein, with translation MKNPFYVYGYKSSEYFCDRIEETKRLKDAIVNGRNIVLLAARRMGKTGLIQHLFHQKEVKSDMFVFYFDIMNTTSKEDFVNQFANAIVGTFSSTSKRLFNNILDYFKRFNPVVSFDPLSGVPSLELQINSDVQAKSSIIEVFNYLEKLNKPVCIAIDEFQQITNYEDQSFEAFLRSHIQHLKNVNFIFSGSQQHILTDMFHSYSRPFYMSSDFLKLERINKEEYAKFIVEKFEKSKKEIDINEVYKLLDWLDVYTYYVQNFFNKLWFISSKKVDEKAIDQAKQYIIDEHDFIYSNLSNLLTTVQYNLLKAIALEGKVEKPTSKAFIDKYKLGTTSTINSAVKTLIEKELVWKENGIYKVYDIFMQKWFEARFKV